The Oncorhynchus clarkii lewisi isolate Uvic-CL-2024 unplaced genomic scaffold, UVic_Ocla_1.0 unplaced_contig_5882_pilon_pilon, whole genome shotgun sequence sequence AGCAGTACTGTAGTGTGGAGAGATATTCTGATTAGAACTAGATCACACCTGGAACATGACAGCAGTACTGTAGTGTGGAGAGACATTCTGATTAGAACTAGATTACACCTGGAACATGACAGCAGTACTGTAGTGTGGAGAGACATTCTGATTAGAACTAGATCACACCTGGAACATGACAGCAGTACTGTAGTGTGGAGAGATATTCTGATTAGAACTAGATCACACCTGGAACATGACAACAGTACTGTAGTGTGGAGAGACattctgaaaaacagcttctatctcaaggccatcagactgttaaacagccaccactaacactgagtggctgctgccaacacactgacactgactcaactccagccactttaataatgggaattgatgggaaatgtaaatatatcactagccactttaaacaatgctaccttatataaatgttacttaccctacatgaTTCATCTCATtagcatacgtatatactgtactctatatcatcgacggtatccttatgtaatacatgtatcactagccactttatattatGCCATGACAACAGTACTGTAGTGTGGAGAGATATTCTGATTAGAACTAGATCACACCTGGAACATGACAGCAGTACTGTAGTGTGGATAGACATTCTACTTCTAGTgatggctggaacaaaagcctcaCCTTGCCCTTGTTCTTGGCCGAGGTCTGTCCCACCAGAGAGGCGTGGTAGATGAGACCATATTTGGGCGTGTCTCTGCGCGTCTTCAGGGCTCTGAACAGGGCCTTCTCTGCTCCCAGGATCTGGACTGTGGAGGCCGGGTGCTTGGCCAGGTTCAACAGGGACCCTGTCAGAGAGAACCAGAGCATTTAGGAGCAGTTTGGGCGTTTCCAGCTGCCTACTACAGGTGTCCAGGTAAAAGGTTTTAATTCAAGCTCAGATGAGGTAGTGACTGAAAAGCATCAGGTTTCAGGATTGTGACATAGTCATCATAATCACTGCTTGTTTTGTGTTGTGAATGATTCCTGCTGGTGTGATTGGCCGTTAGATCATGACTCACCAGCATGTGAGATGAGCCGTGCCCCTACCAGTTCCCCCACCATGACAGTCAGGTTGGGAGCGATAGCCATCATCCTGTTCTTCAGATAGTCGTACAGTTGGGTGCGGTACTCTGTAATCTCTATCACCTGGTCACACAGGTGCATGATGTTGCCGATGTCCTCCTCTGACACCTCTGTTCCCATGGAGATCTCTGCAGCCAGTTTGACCTCTGCCTCCACCTCCTCGGGGAGATGCTCAGACAGGTCGGTGGTTGCCACGTTGGTACGAGCGCCTATCTTCCGGACACTCTTGCAGTAGGCCAGGTTGTCAGTGATGATCTTCCCCACCTCAGGGAAGTGCCAGCCGTACCACTCCCTACAGCgcatgatgtagttgttgagctcCTTGTCCAGGTCATCCAGCAGAGCTGCACAGATCAAAACACTAGTTACCCCTGTTACTGAGCTACAGCCCATAATACT is a genomic window containing:
- the LOC139398825 gene encoding nucleolar protein 58-like, giving the protein MLVLFETAAGYAIFKVLDESKLQEVDSLWKEFETPEKANKVVKLKHFEKFQDTTEALAAATAMTEGKMGKSLKKVLKKVVAKEAHEQLAISDAKLGGVIKEKLNLSCVHSPAVAELMRGIRTQMESLITGLPPREISAMSLGLAHSLSRYKLKFSPDKVDTMIVQAISLLDDLDKELNNYIMRCREWYGWHFPEVGKIITDNLAYCKSVRKIGARTNVATTDLSEHLPEEVEAEVKLAAEISMGTEVSEEDIGNIMHLCDQVIEITEYRTQLYDYLKNRMMAIAPNLTVMVGELVGARLISHAGSLLNLAKHPASTVQILGAEKALFRALKTRRDTPKYGLIYHASLVGQTSAKNKGKVRLLFQPSLEVECLSTLQYCCHVPGVI